The Helicobacter mustelae genome has a segment encoding these proteins:
- a CDS encoding molybdopterin molybdotransferase MoeA: MQKMIEFAHAIELIQQEEIPEMGSERVNFISSIDRVLSEDIFAKENLPQVPLSSMDGYAFAYGDAELLGSVGLRVMGDNPAGKEMPTCQKGCAIKTFTGSVMPKNTDTMILVEDVEFRDDRIFSRAHSKLPKKGQWVRDVGSNYQKGELLLPKSSKITPYEIGLLAELNCNFVSVYQKPRVGVLVSGNEIIEVGEEQKHPGEVRSVNNHLLRAMIEKMGAQATIYQTLGDDFVALESCFIQMLRECDLVLTTGGMSKGDYDFTQDVVLEHCEGVFKGVRMKPGKPLLFARAHGSKKPVLGLPGNPNAVAVTFYLFGRMLLAKMFAQRCEPIILRAELQEDLIRTDARLEFRACALSVCDGRYCVSGLAKANFSALINNLCGNRALVILEENGSDLKKGSQVPIILFKEFS; this comes from the coding sequence ATGCAGAAGATGATTGAATTTGCCCATGCCATAGAGCTTATTCAGCAGGAAGAAATCCCAGAGATGGGGAGTGAAAGGGTGAATTTTATCAGTAGCATAGATAGAGTGCTAAGTGAGGATATTTTTGCAAAAGAGAATCTCCCACAAGTCCCACTCTCTAGCATGGATGGCTATGCCTTTGCCTATGGTGATGCAGAGCTTTTGGGCTCAGTTGGCCTGCGAGTAATGGGGGATAATCCCGCTGGGAAGGAGATGCCCACCTGCCAAAAGGGATGTGCGATCAAGACATTCACTGGCTCAGTGATGCCCAAAAATACTGATACCATGATCCTGGTGGAGGATGTAGAATTTCGTGATGATAGGATTTTTTCGCGCGCTCACTCCAAGCTCCCCAAAAAGGGCCAATGGGTGCGGGATGTGGGTAGTAATTATCAAAAAGGCGAATTGCTCCTGCCAAAATCCAGCAAGATTACGCCCTATGAAATTGGCTTGTTAGCTGAGCTTAATTGTAATTTTGTTTCCGTGTATCAAAAGCCCCGCGTGGGTGTGCTTGTGAGTGGAAATGAGATCATTGAAGTGGGAGAAGAGCAAAAACATCCCGGGGAGGTGCGCAGCGTGAATAATCACCTATTGCGTGCCATGATAGAAAAAATGGGCGCGCAGGCCACCATCTACCAGACTCTGGGGGATGATTTTGTGGCATTAGAATCTTGCTTTATCCAGATGCTTAGGGAATGTGATTTGGTGCTCACTACAGGGGGCATGAGCAAGGGGGATTATGATTTTACCCAGGATGTGGTTTTGGAGCATTGCGAGGGGGTTTTTAAGGGAGTGAGGATGAAGCCTGGCAAGCCACTGCTCTTTGCTCGTGCGCATGGATCCAAAAAGCCTGTTTTAGGCCTGCCTGGCAATCCTAATGCTGTGGCAGTGACCTTCTATCTCTTTGGAAGAATGCTGCTTGCAAAGATGTTTGCTCAAAGATGTGAGCCTATTATCCTTAGGGCAGAATTGCAGGAGGATTTGATACGTACGGATGCTAGGCTAGAATTTCGTGCCTGCGCTCTGTCTGTCTGTGATGGGCGCTACTGCGTGTCTGGCCTTGCAAAGGCAAATTTTAGCGCACTTATCAATAATCTCTGTGGCAATCGCGCGTTGGTAATCTTGGAAGAAAATGGAAGTGATCTTAAAAAGGGTAGCCAAGTGCCCATCATCTTGTTCAAGGAGTTTTCATGA
- a CDS encoding MoaD/ThiS family protein — protein MIKVEFLGPIGLPPQDFDVKDFHSLKKELQKIPELEPWLATCAVACNDELLTSLDVEFCDGDRIVLLPPVCGG, from the coding sequence ATGATAAAAGTAGAATTCTTGGGCCCCATCGGACTTCCACCGCAGGATTTTGATGTCAAGGATTTCCACTCACTCAAAAAAGAATTACAAAAAATCCCCGAGCTTGAGCCTTGGCTTGCAACCTGTGCTGTTGCATGCAATGATGAATTGCTTACTTCATTGGATGTGGAATTTTGCGATGGTGATAGGATTGTGCTTTTGCCCCCAGTTTGTGGTGGTTAA
- a CDS encoding molybdopterin synthase catalytic subunit, with protein sequence MLEIYQNALCTAKLYEKYESLAREKNLGACCVFCGIVRDEGGIEGLSFDIYLPLLQSWFERWQSRLQKNGATLCMAHSVGDVGIGESSFMCAILSSQRKVALGAYEEFIEDFKQNAPIWKYDLINKKRIYAKERSHALPQSGLLA encoded by the coding sequence ATGCTAGAAATTTATCAAAATGCTCTATGCACTGCTAAGCTCTATGAAAAATATGAGAGCCTTGCTAGGGAAAAAAATCTCGGAGCCTGCTGCGTGTTTTGTGGGATCGTGCGCGATGAGGGTGGGATAGAGGGCCTAAGCTTTGATATTTATCTGCCTCTTTTGCAGAGTTGGTTTGAGAGATGGCAATCTCGTTTGCAAAAGAATGGTGCTACTCTTTGCATGGCGCATTCTGTGGGAGATGTTGGGATTGGGGAGAGTTCTTTTATGTGTGCGATTCTCTCTTCTCAGAGAAAGGTTGCTCTAGGTGCTTATGAGGAATTTATTGAGGATTTCAAGCAAAATGCGCCCATTTGGAAATATGATCTCATTAACAAAAAGCGCATCTATGCCAAGGAGCGATCTCATGCGCTGCCCCAAAGCGGGCTGCTTGCATGA
- the mog gene encoding molybdopterin adenylyltransferase — protein sequence MEGIKIGIVTASDRAFDGIYEDISGKAIEQVLRSYILNPCEFFYHLIKDEQSLIEAALRELVEQKCDLIVTTGGTGPAPRDVTPEATQNVCEKMLPGFGELMRQNSLQYVPTAILSRQSAGICQNSLIINLPGKPKSIQECLEAVFPAIPYCIDLIGGRYIHANEANITAFRPKK from the coding sequence ATGGAAGGGATAAAAATTGGCATTGTTACAGCCAGCGATCGGGCTTTTGATGGGATTTATGAGGATATTTCTGGCAAGGCGATAGAGCAAGTGCTAAGATCTTATATTTTGAACCCCTGTGAGTTTTTTTATCATCTCATCAAAGATGAGCAGAGCCTGATTGAAGCAGCATTGAGAGAGCTTGTGGAGCAAAAATGCGATCTCATTGTGACCACCGGTGGCACGGGCCCTGCACCCAGAGATGTGACACCTGAGGCTACGCAGAATGTCTGCGAGAAGATGCTGCCAGGTTTTGGCGAGCTCATGCGTCAAAATAGCCTGCAATACGTGCCCACAGCCATCCTCTCTAGACAGAGTGCGGGGATCTGTCAAAATAGCCTCATCATCAATCTCCCTGGCAAGCCAAAGAGTATACAAGAATGTCTTGAAGCGGTCTTTCCTGCAATTCCTTATTGCATCGATCTTATCGGCGGGAGATACATCCATGCCAATGAGGCAAATATCACTGCATTTCGTCCCAAAAAATAG
- the moaC gene encoding cyclic pyranopterin monophosphate synthase MoaC, translating into MQLTHINEKNQPKMVDVGQKEESMRIALASGRIHMSKEAYDAILAQRVKKGAVLQTAVVAAIMGAKKTSDIIPMCHPLCLSAVDIEITQDDETHTFVLTACVKTQGKTGVEMEALSAVSIGLLTIYDMVKAIDKSMVISQIRLEEKRGGKSGDFHRL; encoded by the coding sequence ATGCAGCTTACGCATATCAATGAGAAAAATCAACCCAAAATGGTGGATGTAGGACAGAAGGAAGAGAGCATGCGCATCGCGCTGGCAAGCGGTAGAATCCACATGAGCAAGGAAGCCTATGATGCGATCTTGGCTCAAAGAGTCAAAAAAGGTGCGGTGCTGCAAACTGCGGTGGTTGCAGCAATCATGGGAGCCAAAAAAACCAGTGACATCATCCCAATGTGCCATCCTTTGTGCCTTAGTGCAGTAGATATTGAGATCACCCAGGATGATGAGACGCATACTTTTGTACTCACAGCGTGTGTAAAAACCCAGGGAAAAACTGGAGTGGAAATGGAGGCGCTGAGTGCTGTGAGTATCGGGCTGCTAACAATCTATGACATGGTCAAAGCTATTGACAAATCCATGGTGATTTCTCAAATCCGATTAGAAGAAAAACGCGGCGGGAAAAGCGGAGATTTTCACCGCTTATAA
- the uvrC gene encoding excinuclease ABC subunit UvrC, translating to MLDPKILQNLPTTFGVYQYFDANGKLLYVGKAKNIKKRVKSYFRIFENTLIPNPTASTRIKLMLSQVSHIHTMVVSSEQDALLLENSMIKQLKPKYNILLRDDKTYPYIVIDLEEDFPSISITRKIQDQKSLRYFGPYPSGGRDILDSLQDLLPLVQKKSCVKGKKACLFYQIQKCPAPCENKISKDAYALTIKQAIKILQNKKLLLSLIEQKMLSLSQNLLFEEAQIYKNRLQKIKELSSFSEISAQKPYDLDIISAIKEPHKNGYIAILVKLFMRNGKIIAADSKRVRSDYDIDIQSLFTQYLLSHYKHKLPLLPQAILVSEELEDVQGLQNFLQDTQGRKIPISVPKSGFKKNLIHIGIKNARELLRQEANLCASDILIQIKESFALSQTPFRIEVFDTSHHAMSFNVGGMIVYDMQNFDPSSYRHYNLQSKDEYAQMREMLLHRIESFVKSPPPNLWVIDGGRAQLNLAQNLLESAGYDIDILAISKEKRDHKAYRAKGYARDRIYTKERDLRLDPSDKRLQFLQKLRDESHRFAIKFHRSQKTKNLTKNLPYTTAEQKRLLQYFGDFAKLQSASAQEISQVLRNKPSKKTQG from the coding sequence ATGCTAGATCCCAAAATCCTGCAAAATCTCCCCACCACCTTTGGGGTCTATCAGTATTTTGATGCCAATGGCAAGCTACTGTATGTAGGCAAGGCAAAAAATATCAAAAAACGCGTGAAGAGCTATTTTCGCATTTTTGAAAACACCCTCATCCCCAATCCCACCGCAAGCACGCGCATCAAGCTCATGCTCTCCCAAGTCTCACACATCCATACCATGGTGGTATCTAGCGAGCAAGACGCACTGCTCTTAGAAAATTCCATGATTAAACAGCTCAAACCCAAATACAATATTCTCCTTCGCGATGACAAAACCTATCCCTACATTGTCATAGATCTTGAGGAAGATTTCCCCAGCATCTCCATCACGCGCAAGATCCAAGATCAAAAATCCCTGCGCTATTTTGGCCCCTATCCCAGCGGTGGGCGCGATATTTTGGACAGTCTGCAGGATCTCCTGCCTCTGGTACAAAAAAAATCCTGTGTCAAGGGCAAAAAAGCCTGTCTTTTTTATCAGATCCAAAAATGCCCAGCCCCTTGTGAAAATAAAATCAGCAAAGATGCCTACGCGCTGACTATCAAGCAGGCCATAAAGATACTGCAAAACAAAAAACTCCTACTGTCTTTAATCGAGCAAAAAATGCTTTCTTTGTCACAAAATCTCCTCTTTGAAGAAGCCCAGATTTACAAAAACCGCCTGCAAAAAATCAAAGAATTAAGCAGCTTTTCTGAGATTTCTGCCCAAAAGCCCTATGATCTTGACATCATTAGCGCAATCAAAGAGCCACACAAAAATGGCTACATCGCGATCCTAGTGAAGCTTTTCATGCGCAATGGCAAAATCATCGCCGCAGATTCCAAGCGTGTGCGCAGTGATTATGACATTGATATCCAATCCCTCTTCACCCAATACCTACTCTCGCATTACAAACACAAGCTCCCCCTACTCCCGCAAGCAATTTTAGTCTCTGAAGAGCTAGAAGATGTGCAGGGTTTGCAAAATTTCCTCCAAGATACCCAGGGCAGAAAAATCCCTATCTCCGTGCCAAAATCAGGCTTCAAAAAAAATCTCATTCACATTGGCATCAAAAATGCAAGAGAGCTCCTACGCCAGGAGGCAAATCTCTGTGCTAGCGATATTCTCATCCAAATCAAAGAATCCTTTGCTCTCTCTCAAACTCCCTTTCGCATCGAGGTTTTTGACACGAGTCATCATGCCATGAGCTTCAATGTAGGGGGCATGATCGTCTATGACATGCAAAATTTTGACCCCTCCTCCTATCGGCACTACAATCTCCAATCCAAAGATGAATACGCCCAAATGCGTGAAATGCTCCTACATCGCATTGAGAGCTTTGTCAAATCACCCCCGCCCAATCTCTGGGTCATTGATGGAGGCAGAGCGCAATTGAATCTAGCTCAAAATCTCCTAGAGAGTGCAGGATATGACATCGATATCCTAGCCATCTCCAAAGAAAAAAGAGACCACAAGGCTTATCGCGCCAAGGGATATGCAAGGGATAGGATTTATACCAAAGAAAGGGATTTGAGGCTTGATCCCAGTGATAAGAGGCTGCAATTTTTGCAAAAACTGCGCGATGAATCCCACCGTTTTGCTATAAAATTCCATCGCAGTCAAAAGACCAAAAATCTCACCAAAAATCTACCCTACACCACCGCAGAACAAAAGCGACTTTTGCAATATTTTGGAGACTTTGCCAAACTCCAATCTGCCAGCGCGCAAGAAATCTCCCAAGTACTAAGAAACAAACCCAGCAAAAAAACCCAAGGCTAG
- a CDS encoding FUSC family protein encodes MIFRRFFASVFGLKERFRHFIGLYDPGYISFIYAQKALFASILSALLAVLIFGVNLGIWGALIPIHLYFLNVILVEQKQTIWYFVLFLILAALFCYLFYLVFLFPNPFLFAILLMGIGFIAGILGSYQMDLQRVVNMSLVDGLIAYVYMKSGIPIGIKEQIIVLFLGGGIGIFTHFFMSFKKYGKISRKYFPDLLIKLEFMVEHLNKPKDFIHLRYQVFQQIEFIKRILNSKAISMKDPHTIKNTKRALFSLYRIEEIYQCINAIHEDACITSKNFLPIRREIIFNIRELRKIFDGHIAHLRENAMQKMRPEDFGHSLLNIIKIIYSKCHSLRRGGQEEDYFLEARNKKKPKAIWQSIKNRDPYFYFSIKYSLVLGISVFVSDLFDMSHGAWIAMACVAVMRPNLGGVKNIGKEYLIGVLMGLVIGVLIIMLTQGSVLFYFFFMLVIFGFIYFRAFPYRLWASFMMMSFIMMFSLVYSFSYALILDRFMDIFLAFGIVFCVFLFFWPRYSASEILPNIKASFSFFQDFYETIIKNFENLGYLQNPIRSYQQRFLDIYNLLETHLREAKKEKKSLQDVRFSYQGLKYLDLLCQNTFKIYYMLLEMPRDKILEQKELYINDLKLLKVRYEMMNRSLENHSFYFKQHQDDRFLSQDVVFSEVVKMIFETQNKIFQSMQEKGE; translated from the coding sequence GTGATTTTTCGGCGTTTTTTTGCGTCTGTCTTTGGTCTCAAAGAGCGTTTTAGGCATTTTATTGGCTTGTATGATCCGGGTTATATTAGCTTTATTTATGCGCAAAAAGCACTCTTTGCCTCCATTCTTAGTGCGTTGCTAGCGGTTTTGATTTTTGGCGTCAATCTTGGCATATGGGGCGCACTCATCCCCATTCATCTTTATTTTTTGAATGTGATTTTGGTGGAACAAAAGCAAACCATCTGGTATTTTGTTTTGTTTCTCATTCTTGCAGCACTGTTTTGCTATTTGTTTTATTTGGTTTTTCTCTTTCCCAATCCCTTTTTGTTTGCGATTTTGCTCATGGGCATTGGGTTTATCGCAGGGATTTTGGGGAGCTATCAGATGGATTTGCAGCGCGTGGTTAATATGAGTCTTGTGGATGGGCTCATTGCCTATGTTTATATGAAATCTGGCATTCCCATTGGCATCAAGGAGCAGATTATCGTGCTTTTTCTGGGTGGGGGCATTGGGATTTTTACGCATTTTTTCATGTCATTCAAAAAATATGGAAAAATCTCACGCAAATATTTTCCTGACCTGCTCATTAAGTTAGAATTCATGGTTGAGCATCTCAACAAGCCAAAAGACTTCATTCATCTGCGTTACCAGGTATTTCAGCAAATTGAATTCATCAAAAGGATTTTGAATTCCAAAGCAATAAGCATGAAAGACCCTCACACCATCAAAAATACCAAGCGCGCTTTGTTTTCGCTTTATCGCATCGAAGAGATTTATCAATGCATCAACGCCATTCATGAGGATGCATGCATCACCTCCAAAAACTTCCTCCCCATCCGCAGAGAAATCATCTTTAATATTCGAGAGCTTAGGAAGATTTTTGATGGGCATATCGCGCATTTGCGGGAAAATGCTATGCAAAAAATGCGCCCAGAAGATTTTGGTCATTCTTTGTTAAACATCATCAAAATCATCTATAGCAAATGCCACTCTCTGCGCAGGGGAGGGCAGGAAGAGGATTATTTTTTGGAAGCCAGAAACAAGAAAAAACCCAAAGCAATCTGGCAGAGCATCAAAAATCGCGATCCTTATTTTTATTTTTCCATCAAATATTCTTTGGTATTGGGGATTTCGGTTTTTGTCTCAGACCTCTTTGATATGAGCCATGGTGCCTGGATTGCGATGGCTTGTGTGGCGGTGATGCGGCCTAATCTTGGTGGGGTGAAAAATATCGGCAAGGAATATCTCATTGGGGTTTTGATGGGGCTAGTTATTGGGGTTTTAATCATTATGCTGACGCAGGGTAGCGTGTTGTTTTATTTCTTTTTTATGCTGGTGATTTTTGGCTTTATTTATTTTCGCGCATTTCCCTATAGGCTGTGGGCAAGCTTTATGATGATGTCTTTTATTATGATGTTTTCTCTGGTGTATAGCTTTTCTTATGCGCTGATTTTGGATCGATTTATGGATATTTTTCTGGCATTTGGGATTGTGTTTTGTGTATTTTTGTTTTTTTGGCCTCGCTATAGTGCTAGTGAAATCCTGCCAAATATTAAGGCTAGCTTTTCTTTTTTCCAGGATTTTTATGAGACCATCATAAAGAATTTTGAGAATTTGGGGTATTTGCAAAACCCCATCCGATCCTATCAGCAGAGATTTCTAGATATTTATAATCTCCTAGAGACTCATCTTCGCGAAGCAAAAAAAGAAAAAAAATCCCTCCAGGATGTGCGGTTTAGCTACCAGGGTTTGAAATATTTGGATTTGTTGTGTCAGAATACTTTCAAAATCTATTACATGCTTTTGGAAATGCCCAGAGACAAAATCCTGGAGCAAAAAGAACTCTATATTAATGATTTGAAGTTATTAAAAGTCCGCTATGAAATGATGAATCGCTCTCTAGAAAATCATAGCTTTTATTTCAAGCAGCATCAAGATGATCGTTTTCTCTCTCAAGATGTTGTATTTAGTGAGGTGGTGAAGATGATTTTTGAAACGCAAAATAAGATTTTTCAAAGCATGCAGGAGAAAGGAGAATGA
- a CDS encoding NYN domain-containing protein, giving the protein MDKERKIALFLDCENVAAKWAREIFERLESIGDVCIKKAYGDWRNDALNPWNAELIQYAIEPIHIITGNHYKNNQGSGKNSCDIKISIDIMNCLYDKIVDCIVIVSSDSDFAPLAQEIRSKGLQVIGFGENKARDDYRKSFTSFEILQKQEEGEEKIKNNRALVRMLKKAINETANQNGVALVSQVGSWIRYNYSQTAKSYGKNSWGDVFKSLKEDFSITYDGNVMKVEYSCW; this is encoded by the coding sequence ATGGACAAAGAAAGAAAGATTGCATTATTTTTGGATTGTGAGAATGTCGCCGCCAAGTGGGCAAGGGAGATTTTTGAGAGATTGGAAAGCATCGGGGATGTGTGCATCAAGAAAGCCTATGGAGACTGGCGCAATGATGCGCTAAATCCTTGGAATGCCGAGCTCATTCAATATGCCATCGAGCCCATCCACATCATCACAGGCAATCATTACAAAAACAATCAGGGTTCGGGGAAAAATTCCTGTGATATCAAAATCAGCATTGATATTATGAACTGCCTCTATGACAAGATTGTAGATTGCATTGTGATTGTCAGCAGTGATAGTGATTTTGCGCCACTGGCTCAAGAAATCCGCTCCAAGGGGCTGCAGGTGATTGGCTTTGGTGAAAATAAAGCTCGCGATGACTATAGGAAATCCTTCACAAGCTTTGAGATTTTGCAAAAGCAAGAAGAGGGTGAGGAAAAAATCAAAAATAATCGCGCCTTGGTGCGCATGCTAAAAAAAGCCATCAATGAAACCGCAAATCAAAATGGCGTTGCATTGGTTTCGCAGGTGGGAAGCTGGATTCGCTACAACTATTCCCAAACCGCAAAAAGCTATGGCAAAAATAGCTGGGGGGATGTGTTTAAATCTTTGAAAGAGGATTTTTCTATCACTTATGATGGAAATGTCATGAAGGTGGAATACTCCTGCTGGTAA
- the flgL gene encoding flagellar hook-associated protein FlgL encodes MRITFGTKYNQMNYHQNTLQDKLNETNNKIASGLKIKHGYQDSSVYNQDLKLGYLSNTLSQGIDVAKSAHTKTLNADKTLSEMSKALVQFKTKMIQAANNVHSETSREAIALDLKAIKNHIINMANTSIGGEYIFGGSKVDRPPFDQNGRYYGNDETLYALVGSDNTVPYNITGKQLFFSTDSDKHRVITSNVKMFNQTKLHPDVMDPINKSEIPKEVYIKATDSLRDLVGDDDDDPSNDGKEYFYVRGVGTNGKAFKTKFSLGKSYVNPENPTTVQDLLTKIGEAYGNTSQSRVVDVSLNDWGQIEIRDLKAGNSTIEFHMVSSDKDVDDITDLYAEDARITIYNKSPFMTQKGLSEIETQPDTFQPWRMDLPTQLITKNNLMADRQTALSDIFDSSVRYLKIRIVDDPKNEESEWRIDIRGKNINDLAELMKARYGENLGVELINGKLSFIDKEAQEERAVSDFSFSFTTLDKEGTEIEGIPTNYGVEYDRTYFTNEGSKLIGNVSQVLPDLKGFAKENTKLSEVANGDLNNQIYNLELADTNGVRVDAHIFLGSKGSYLILPNKNPNEAPYEIPLYNPHDEPPAVSVTTANNVTYRQLMDAMGIALSYSNQNSQTLELASQKNISQESKEAYENLLERANGVVELSFDNQSRVLVQDKTTSRTAMKVLFANQSSNDFSAEGIKNAIGGITLNANNALTIDDPHIDFFKQMDAMIEAVQKNIYRPDSIEGYSPDMRNIGIQNGITVLDHLSDHIEKMIVLNGSHSRILDDIVQRNEILKTQIESQKAENIGVDIAETYNKFSNLNTNYNAVLSSTSKINQMSLVNYL; translated from the coding sequence ATGAGAATCACTTTTGGCACGAAATACAACCAGATGAATTATCACCAAAATACCCTGCAAGACAAGCTCAATGAAACCAACAACAAAATCGCCTCTGGTCTCAAGATCAAACATGGCTACCAAGACAGCAGCGTATATAACCAAGATCTCAAGCTCGGATATCTAAGCAACACCCTCTCTCAGGGAATTGATGTTGCCAAATCTGCGCATACAAAAACCCTCAATGCCGACAAAACACTCAGCGAAATGTCCAAAGCCCTTGTGCAATTCAAAACCAAGATGATCCAAGCTGCCAATAACGTGCATTCTGAAACCTCAAGAGAGGCCATAGCACTAGATCTCAAAGCCATCAAAAACCATATCATCAACATGGCAAACACCTCCATTGGCGGGGAATATATCTTTGGAGGCAGCAAGGTGGATCGGCCGCCATTTGATCAAAATGGGAGATATTATGGCAATGATGAGACCCTCTATGCACTTGTTGGCTCTGATAACACCGTGCCCTATAATATCACTGGGAAGCAGTTGTTTTTTAGTACAGATTCTGACAAGCATCGCGTTATCACCTCCAATGTAAAGATGTTTAATCAAACAAAACTTCACCCCGATGTCATGGATCCCATCAACAAATCTGAAATCCCCAAAGAGGTCTATATCAAAGCCACAGATTCTCTGCGTGATCTTGTTGGTGATGATGATGATGACCCCTCTAATGATGGCAAGGAATATTTTTATGTGCGCGGTGTGGGCACCAATGGCAAGGCATTTAAGACAAAATTCTCTCTAGGCAAAAGCTATGTCAATCCAGAAAATCCCACCACAGTGCAGGACTTGCTCACAAAAATTGGTGAGGCCTATGGCAACACCTCCCAAAGCAGAGTCGTAGATGTGAGTCTCAATGATTGGGGTCAGATTGAAATCCGAGATCTTAAGGCTGGCAACTCCACGATAGAATTTCACATGGTCTCTAGCGACAAGGATGTCGATGACATAACAGATCTCTATGCAGAGGATGCTAGAATCACAATCTATAACAAAAGTCCCTTCATGACACAAAAGGGCCTCAGCGAAATAGAAACCCAGCCAGATACCTTCCAGCCCTGGCGCATGGATCTACCCACCCAGCTCATTACAAAAAACAATCTCATGGCCGATAGACAAACCGCACTTAGCGACATCTTTGACTCCAGCGTAAGATATCTCAAAATTAGGATTGTCGATGATCCAAAAAACGAAGAAAGCGAATGGAGAATTGATATTCGCGGCAAGAACATCAATGATCTCGCAGAGCTTATGAAAGCACGCTATGGAGAAAATCTAGGAGTGGAACTCATTAATGGAAAACTTAGCTTCATTGATAAAGAAGCACAAGAAGAGAGGGCAGTCTCTGATTTTTCCTTTTCTTTCACGACTCTAGATAAAGAAGGCACAGAAATAGAGGGGATTCCCACAAATTATGGTGTGGAATACGATCGGACTTATTTCACCAATGAGGGTTCTAAGCTCATAGGCAATGTCTCTCAAGTCTTGCCCGATCTCAAGGGCTTTGCCAAAGAAAACACCAAGCTCTCTGAAGTGGCAAATGGCGATCTCAATAATCAGATCTATAATCTTGAGCTCGCAGATACCAATGGCGTGCGCGTGGATGCGCATATTTTCCTAGGTTCCAAGGGCTCCTATCTCATCTTGCCCAACAAAAATCCCAATGAAGCTCCCTATGAGATCCCCCTTTATAACCCTCATGATGAGCCACCAGCAGTTAGTGTGACCACGGCCAACAATGTCACCTATCGTCAGCTCATGGACGCCATGGGTATCGCGCTAAGCTATAGCAATCAAAATTCCCAAACCCTAGAGCTTGCATCTCAAAAAAACATCAGCCAAGAGAGTAAGGAGGCTTATGAGAATCTGCTAGAGCGGGCTAATGGAGTAGTGGAGCTAAGCTTTGATAATCAAAGCCGTGTCCTAGTCCAGGACAAAACCACATCGCGCACAGCCATGAAGGTTTTGTTTGCCAATCAATCTAGCAATGATTTTTCTGCTGAGGGAATCAAAAATGCCATTGGTGGCATCACACTCAATGCAAATAATGCCCTTACCATTGACGATCCTCATATTGATTTTTTCAAGCAAATGGATGCGATGATTGAAGCAGTACAAAAAAACATCTATCGTCCCGATAGCATCGAGGGTTACTCTCCTGACATGCGCAACATCGGTATCCAAAATGGCATCACCGTCTTAGATCATCTCAGTGACCATATAGAAAAGATGATTGTTTTGAATGGCTCACATAGCAGGATCTTAGATGACATCGTCCAGCGCAATGAAATTCTAAAAACCCAGATAGAGTCCCAAAAGGCCGAAAACATCGGAGTAGACATCGCAGAGACCTATAATAAATTCTCAAATCTCAACACCAATTATAATGCCGTGCTCTCCTCCACTAGCAAAATCAATCAAATGTCGCTAGTAAACTATCTCTAA
- a CDS encoding RidA family protein, producing MKIIATNHAPQAIGPYSQAILQDRMLYTSGQIPLDAEGNFINGDIRTQTKQVLKNLSAVLKEAGTNPGNVIKTTVFLANMEDFAAFNEVYAEFFGAHKPARSTIAVKTLPKNALVEIECIAKID from the coding sequence ATGAAAATCATTGCGACCAATCATGCACCTCAGGCCATTGGCCCTTATTCTCAGGCGATCCTTCAGGATCGCATGCTCTATACCTCAGGGCAGATTCCCTTGGATGCGGAGGGGAATTTCATAAACGGAGACATTCGCACACAGACCAAGCAGGTCTTGAAAAATCTCTCCGCAGTCCTCAAAGAGGCAGGCACAAATCCTGGCAATGTCATCAAAACCACAGTATTTTTGGCAAATATGGAGGATTTTGCAGCATTTAATGAAGTCTATGCAGAATTTTTTGGCGCACATAAGCCAGCAAGAAGCACCATCGCGGTCAAAACTCTCCCAAAAAATGCCCTTGTAGAGATAGAATGCATCGCAAAAATCGACTAA
- the rplU gene encoding 50S ribosomal protein L21, which yields MYAIFKNGGKQYKVEENSVVLLDKMNLEPKSKITFEEVLAICSEGGNKVGTPFVAGAKIEAEVINEGRGKKVITFKKRRRKDSKTKRGFRRDFTRVRVLKIVG from the coding sequence ATGTATGCAATATTTAAGAATGGAGGCAAGCAATACAAGGTCGAGGAAAACAGTGTTGTTTTACTGGATAAAATGAACCTTGAGCCAAAGTCAAAAATCACTTTTGAAGAGGTTTTAGCAATTTGTTCAGAAGGTGGTAACAAAGTGGGCACTCCCTTCGTGGCGGGTGCTAAGATTGAGGCAGAGGTGATTAATGAAGGTAGAGGAAAAAAAGTCATCACCTTCAAAAAAAGAAGAAGAAAAGATAGCAAAACCAAAAGAGGTTTTCGCCGCGATTTTACAAGAGTAAGAGTTCTCAAAATTGTAGGTTAA